The following are from one region of the Stenotrophomonas lactitubi genome:
- a CDS encoding AAA domain-containing protein gives MSTPQPPHLPTSDASTPLTPSATGGGSVGETKMREIAVRISQYFRDFLESDFKRAQAPRRRIVLTSDSGFRAGMRTAPYPALDKELWKLLSRPSGEELSFTIGPRSYTRPISATLRRIVEEQVNAISETAIATVRVAVLDTSRASMAGALEDPEAWVESVQGTLVDAMCVQVVRPLIAHLAGPLQGQAYWVMDSLHAAESDLVTRSVVDLYQTLPEVLARLLATGDELPLQLACEHQLTRDGTISALMTFFENFVAADAFHEFRDLETYVATGDGLQLYLYVGTLKYAGVQYPVFYLPLDVLRAKDGSGYTLTLSNRLFANRRAIDFVLQELAVGMAREWVSPIQERIQYLDPAQSLFEVAASLFRQVANAVDLGGEVSLSSSASEASTATVALSPALHLAAFERADEALLNDFEEIIDQARNGGSKLVDLFHGMVEGVLMRNPEPIGERVESAWDALPLVERMVFDSPIPLNEEQRKILLAVREPQGRIVVVEGPPGTGKSHTITAIAADCAFNKKSCLVLSDKTEALDVVYDKLSDAMSRVRHDRDFPNPILRLGQQAANFKRLTSTGTISQISAFAKAMKANQPALESERQDTAQTLRQAISSTVQTLGRVSLAAVKTMHEQEAELGERAPAVLQQVHAVMDANVLAELETVAAQADVLETYLADLFGSTDYTPASLDERIRRDAVTTAFLADRPVDGWDLFESLDADQVRLLGTLLLQYQQLKMPLLGYLLRGNAVRGLELQLNQLGTTRPLLLKHDATALQAIVQGANALRMKLDAEGLGTQLPASYRQIAHGAAPGPGAAVARQAMTLLARLNPAIVETLLAEPKDDPALWALTLRFLQGWMATRKAFVDAPQYDYVGTKTKLERLNTSVMNAHVDGRLISFMDHHRADARALAGVIANRQKFPVDKFESVRESFPVMIASIREFGEYMPLAPDLFDVLVIDEGSQVSVAQALPALLRARKVVVLGDSKQFSNVKAANASIALNDKYRSDLVNYFRANVSQQADVLERLAMFDVKRSVLEFCSLSASYSVMLRKHFRSYAELIGFSSSTFYNHQLQALKIRSRPLQEVIRFSQVDASGHRTSRSTNEAEAAFIAERLVELLDTESPPTVGIITPFREQQTLLSKALFNHPRGREFEERLRLKVMTVDSCQGEERGLIFYSMVATAGQDALNYIFPVSLSGAVDAVEDKLKVQRLNVGFSRAQEAIWFVHSMPVDAFRGAIGNALRYYASQLDRPAPDAAQTDARSPMESKVLQWLQQTPFVLEHGDAVEIIPQFPVGDYLRQLDPTYQHPAWRVDFLVTVQTVRGALQIVIEYDGFEFHFRRDKPVHVGNHERYLVEADVERQLTLESYGYRFLRINRFNLGSDPVQTLSDRLYRLIEVAGTEIRSAAVDQVIEQVQGLESKEKKVCSRCGQIRSQEEFFDPDLRAGAGGVGRICMPCKVS, from the coding sequence ATGAGCACTCCCCAGCCGCCGCACCTGCCGACCTCCGATGCATCCACCCCGCTGACACCTTCGGCGACCGGCGGCGGATCGGTGGGTGAAACGAAGATGCGCGAAATCGCGGTGCGGATCTCGCAGTACTTCCGCGATTTCCTTGAGTCCGATTTCAAGCGCGCGCAGGCCCCCCGGCGCCGCATCGTGCTCACCAGCGATTCCGGCTTCCGCGCGGGCATGCGCACGGCGCCCTACCCGGCGCTGGACAAGGAACTGTGGAAGCTGCTCAGCCGGCCCTCCGGTGAGGAGCTTTCCTTCACCATCGGCCCGCGCAGCTATACGCGGCCGATCAGCGCGACGCTGCGCCGGATTGTCGAAGAGCAGGTGAACGCCATCAGCGAGACCGCCATCGCCACGGTGCGCGTGGCGGTGCTCGACACGTCGCGTGCCAGCATGGCCGGCGCACTGGAAGACCCGGAAGCCTGGGTGGAATCGGTGCAGGGCACCTTGGTGGATGCGATGTGCGTGCAGGTGGTGCGGCCGCTGATCGCGCATCTGGCCGGCCCGCTGCAGGGCCAGGCGTACTGGGTGATGGATTCGCTGCATGCGGCGGAATCGGACCTGGTCACCCGTTCCGTTGTCGATCTGTACCAGACGCTGCCGGAGGTGCTGGCGCGCCTGCTGGCCACCGGCGACGAGCTGCCGCTGCAGCTGGCCTGTGAGCACCAGCTGACCCGCGACGGCACGATCAGCGCGCTGATGACCTTCTTCGAGAACTTCGTGGCGGCCGATGCCTTCCATGAATTCCGCGACCTGGAAACCTATGTCGCCACCGGCGATGGCCTGCAGCTGTATCTCTACGTTGGCACGCTCAAGTACGCGGGCGTGCAGTACCCGGTGTTCTACCTGCCGCTGGACGTGCTGCGGGCCAAGGATGGGTCCGGCTATACCCTGACCCTCAGCAACCGCCTGTTCGCCAACCGCCGCGCGATCGACTTCGTGCTGCAGGAGCTGGCCGTGGGCATGGCGCGCGAGTGGGTGTCGCCGATCCAGGAGCGCATTCAGTACCTCGATCCGGCACAGAGCCTGTTTGAAGTGGCCGCGTCGCTGTTCCGGCAGGTGGCCAACGCGGTGGATCTGGGCGGCGAGGTCTCGCTGTCCTCGTCCGCCAGCGAGGCGTCCACCGCCACCGTCGCGCTGTCGCCTGCGCTGCACCTGGCTGCGTTCGAGCGCGCCGACGAGGCGCTGCTGAACGATTTCGAAGAGATCATCGATCAGGCCCGCAATGGTGGGTCGAAGCTGGTGGATCTGTTCCACGGCATGGTGGAAGGCGTGCTGATGCGCAACCCCGAGCCCATCGGGGAACGCGTGGAATCGGCCTGGGATGCGCTGCCGCTGGTGGAGCGCATGGTGTTCGATTCGCCCATTCCGTTGAATGAAGAGCAGCGCAAGATTCTGCTGGCCGTGCGCGAGCCGCAGGGGCGGATCGTGGTGGTCGAAGGGCCGCCAGGCACCGGCAAGTCGCACACCATCACCGCCATTGCCGCCGACTGTGCCTTCAACAAGAAGAGCTGCCTGGTGCTGTCGGACAAGACCGAAGCGCTGGACGTGGTGTACGACAAGCTATCCGATGCGATGAGCCGGGTTCGCCACGATCGTGATTTCCCCAACCCGATCCTGCGGCTGGGCCAGCAGGCAGCCAACTTCAAACGCCTGACTTCCACCGGCACCATCAGCCAGATCTCGGCCTTCGCCAAGGCCATGAAGGCCAACCAGCCCGCCCTTGAGAGCGAGCGCCAGGACACGGCGCAGACCCTGCGGCAGGCCATCTCCAGCACCGTGCAGACGCTGGGGCGTGTCTCGCTTGCCGCCGTGAAGACCATGCACGAGCAGGAAGCGGAGCTGGGCGAGCGCGCGCCTGCGGTGCTACAGCAGGTGCACGCGGTGATGGATGCCAACGTGCTGGCCGAGCTGGAAACGGTGGCTGCGCAGGCGGACGTGCTTGAAACCTATCTTGCCGATCTGTTCGGCAGTACCGATTACACCCCGGCGTCGCTGGACGAGCGCATCCGCCGCGATGCGGTGACAACGGCCTTCCTTGCCGACCGACCGGTTGACGGCTGGGACCTGTTCGAATCGCTGGATGCCGACCAGGTACGGCTGCTGGGCACGCTCCTGCTGCAGTACCAGCAGCTGAAGATGCCGCTGTTGGGCTATCTGTTGCGCGGCAATGCCGTGCGCGGGCTGGAACTACAGCTCAACCAGCTGGGCACCACCCGGCCGCTGCTGCTCAAGCACGATGCAACAGCGCTGCAGGCCATCGTGCAGGGCGCAAACGCGCTGCGCATGAAGCTGGACGCCGAAGGCCTGGGCACGCAGCTGCCGGCCAGCTACCGGCAGATCGCCCACGGCGCCGCGCCGGGACCGGGTGCGGCGGTTGCACGGCAGGCGATGACCCTGCTGGCTCGGCTCAACCCGGCCATCGTCGAGACCCTGCTGGCCGAGCCGAAGGACGACCCCGCGCTGTGGGCGCTGACCCTGCGCTTCCTGCAGGGCTGGATGGCCACGCGCAAGGCCTTCGTCGACGCACCGCAGTACGACTATGTCGGCACCAAGACCAAGCTGGAACGCCTGAACACCTCGGTGATGAATGCCCATGTGGATGGGCGCCTGATCAGCTTCATGGATCATCACCGCGCCGATGCGCGGGCGCTGGCGGGTGTGATCGCCAACCGGCAGAAATTCCCGGTGGACAAGTTCGAGAGCGTGCGCGAGTCGTTCCCGGTGATGATCGCCAGCATCCGCGAGTTCGGCGAGTACATGCCGCTGGCGCCGGACCTGTTCGACGTGCTGGTGATCGATGAAGGCTCGCAGGTATCGGTGGCACAGGCGCTGCCGGCGCTGCTGCGTGCGCGCAAGGTGGTGGTGCTGGGTGACTCCAAGCAGTTCTCCAACGTCAAGGCGGCCAACGCCAGCATCGCGCTGAACGACAAGTACCGCTCGGACCTGGTCAACTACTTCCGCGCCAACGTCAGCCAGCAGGCCGACGTGCTGGAACGCCTGGCCATGTTCGATGTGAAGCGCTCGGTGCTGGAGTTCTGCTCGCTCTCGGCCTCGTACTCGGTGATGCTGCGCAAGCATTTCCGCAGCTATGCGGAACTGATCGGGTTCTCGTCCTCCACCTTCTACAACCACCAGCTGCAGGCACTGAAGATCCGCAGCCGGCCGCTGCAGGAAGTGATCCGCTTCAGCCAGGTCGATGCCAGCGGGCACCGCACCAGCCGCAGCACCAACGAAGCCGAAGCGGCCTTCATCGCCGAGCGCCTGGTTGAACTGCTGGATACGGAGTCGCCGCCCACGGTGGGCATCATCACGCCGTTCCGCGAGCAGCAGACGCTGTTGTCCAAGGCGTTGTTCAACCATCCGCGCGGCCGCGAGTTCGAAGAGCGGCTTCGCCTGAAGGTGATGACGGTCGACTCCTGCCAGGGCGAAGAACGCGGGCTGATCTTCTATTCGATGGTGGCGACCGCCGGCCAGGACGCGCTGAACTACATCTTCCCGGTCAGCCTGAGTGGCGCGGTGGATGCAGTGGAGGACAAGCTGAAGGTGCAGCGCCTGAATGTCGGCTTCTCCCGTGCGCAGGAGGCGATCTGGTTCGTCCATTCGATGCCGGTCGATGCGTTCCGCGGCGCCATCGGCAATGCGCTGCGTTACTACGCCAGCCAGTTGGACCGCCCCGCGCCCGACGCCGCGCAGACCGACGCGCGCAGCCCGATGGAATCGAAGGTGCTGCAGTGGCTGCAGCAGACGCCCTTCGTGTTGGAACATGGCGATGCGGTCGAGATCATTCCGCAGTTCCCGGTGGGCGACTACCTGCGCCAGCTCGACCCGACCTACCAGCACCCGGCGTGGCGCGTGGACTTCCTGGTGACCGTGCAGACCGTGCGCGGCGCGCTGCAGATCGTGATCGAGTACGACGGCTTCGAGTTCCATTTCCGCCGCGACAAGCCGGTGCATGTGGGCAACCACGAGCGCTATCTGGTCGAGGCCGATGTCGAGCGCCAGCTGACGCTGGAGAGCTACGGCTATCGCTTCCTGCGCATCAACCGCTTCAACCTCGGCAGCGACCCGGTGCAGACCCTGTCCGACCGCCTCTATCGCCTGATTGAAGTGGCCGGCACGGAAATCCGCTCGGCAGCGGTCGATCAGGTGATCGAGCAGGTGCAGGGACTGGAGTCGAAGGAAAAGAAGGTCTGCAGCCGCTGCGGACAGATCCGCAGCCAGGAGGAATTCTTCGACCCTGACCTGCGCGCCGGTGCCGGCGGGGTGGGACGGATCTGCATGCCCTGCAAGGTCAGCTGA
- a CDS encoding TonB-dependent receptor: MNTPPTLLALAIGTALVAPLHAAESTDAAHDSPTTLNALQVIATPRGAAVAPTQVVGPNRYVINATDLDAMVSGNNGLSMLKNVPGASYTATDGLGLDISATSLFVRGFRMNEMGITFEGVPLNDNGFLSLTGTSVVNVGVPDGIGSITVSPGGAPVSVFSSSVNGGSLEYRLAELQDTPSLRVKQGLGSNNTLVTTVSGQSGQLGEHGPKLLVDLQRVSADKYQGAGTQKFLRGDLKAQQDVAWGDFTVFLSDSKAAVWGYNNISFDMIRKLGWKADSFYPDYAWAYYVASPENADKSCGAYTCGELSELIPYDTGQVTRDRVASINHRFQITPALSGNVQLYNANSHTQATLTDPTVPSPNGAPFSEQVQTPRLNRLGGMFNLQFETGAHTITTGFWQEKSKAAAKTEWYQQPLLGEGKPLKATGPFDVYGPAFQTDNVSSWVTRSRQFYLHDNYAVTDTLVLGLGFKAVDFSTTGGGIGDAPERPVSGTLRAKSNFLPHVSLYWSPTDRTDAFIDLANTMNGYRVAQRGNIGYTASAWTITDQEEFDRVAGTLRPEKNWNLTVGASHRFDRLTVTADVFYNDIRNRLLSAAIGTQFAQINTVRLMPKMHVIGADLGITADLTDHLQFYQGIALARSYYDSDFVVGDTVYPIKGNAQPGYPQLSLVSDLSAHFGGWRFGATSTSYLRQPFTYENDIRVPTFWQVNAYTAYKLGPDGLLPGLELRLDVSNLFNRNNIGTATIAGSSFSGDYQTLQRSAPRQVMFSTSMSF, translated from the coding sequence ATGAACACTCCACCTACGCTACTTGCCCTGGCGATCGGCACCGCTCTCGTTGCACCACTGCACGCTGCCGAGTCGACCGACGCCGCCCACGACAGCCCCACCACCCTGAACGCGCTGCAGGTCATCGCCACGCCGCGCGGTGCCGCTGTTGCCCCCACCCAGGTGGTCGGCCCGAACCGCTACGTCATCAACGCCACCGACCTGGATGCGATGGTGTCGGGCAACAACGGCCTGTCGATGCTGAAGAACGTGCCGGGCGCGAGCTACACCGCCACCGACGGTCTCGGCCTGGACATCTCCGCCACCAGCCTGTTCGTGCGCGGTTTCCGCATGAATGAAATGGGCATCACCTTCGAAGGCGTGCCGCTGAACGACAACGGCTTCCTCTCGCTCACCGGCACCAGCGTGGTCAACGTCGGCGTGCCCGATGGCATCGGCTCGATCACGGTCAGCCCGGGCGGTGCGCCGGTCAGCGTGTTCTCCAGCAGCGTCAATGGCGGCAGCCTCGAGTACCGTCTGGCGGAGCTGCAGGACACCCCCAGCCTGCGCGTCAAGCAGGGCTTAGGCAGCAACAACACGCTGGTCACCACGGTCTCGGGCCAGAGCGGCCAGCTCGGCGAGCACGGCCCGAAGCTGCTGGTCGACCTGCAGCGCGTGTCGGCCGACAAGTACCAGGGCGCGGGCACGCAGAAGTTCCTGCGCGGCGACCTGAAGGCGCAGCAGGATGTGGCGTGGGGTGACTTCACCGTGTTCCTGTCCGACAGCAAGGCCGCGGTGTGGGGCTACAACAACATCTCCTTCGACATGATCCGCAAGCTCGGCTGGAAGGCCGACAGCTTCTATCCAGACTATGCGTGGGCGTACTACGTGGCCTCGCCGGAGAACGCCGACAAATCCTGCGGCGCCTACACCTGCGGTGAGCTGTCCGAACTGATTCCGTACGACACCGGCCAGGTGACCCGCGACCGCGTCGCGTCTATCAACCACCGCTTCCAGATCACGCCCGCGCTCAGCGGCAACGTGCAGCTGTACAACGCCAACAGCCACACCCAGGCCACCCTGACCGACCCGACCGTGCCGTCACCGAACGGCGCGCCCTTCTCCGAACAGGTGCAGACGCCACGGCTCAACCGCTTGGGTGGCATGTTCAACCTGCAGTTCGAGACCGGTGCGCACACCATCACCACCGGCTTCTGGCAGGAGAAGAGCAAGGCGGCCGCCAAGACCGAGTGGTACCAGCAGCCGCTGCTGGGCGAAGGCAAGCCACTGAAGGCCACCGGGCCGTTCGATGTGTACGGGCCGGCGTTCCAGACCGACAACGTATCGAGCTGGGTGACCCGTTCACGGCAGTTCTACCTGCATGACAACTACGCTGTCACCGACACGCTGGTGCTGGGGCTGGGCTTCAAGGCGGTGGACTTCAGCACCACCGGGGGTGGCATCGGCGATGCACCGGAGCGCCCGGTGTCAGGCACGCTGCGTGCCAAGAGCAACTTCCTGCCGCATGTGTCGCTGTACTGGAGCCCGACCGACCGGACCGATGCCTTCATCGACCTGGCCAACACCATGAACGGCTATCGCGTGGCCCAGCGCGGCAACATCGGCTACACCGCATCGGCCTGGACCATCACCGACCAGGAAGAGTTCGACCGCGTGGCCGGCACCCTGCGGCCGGAGAAAAACTGGAACCTGACCGTCGGTGCCAGCCATCGCTTCGACCGGCTGACGGTGACGGCGGACGTGTTCTACAACGACATCCGCAACCGGCTGCTGTCGGCGGCGATCGGCACCCAGTTCGCACAGATCAATACGGTGCGGTTGATGCCGAAGATGCACGTGATCGGAGCCGATCTCGGCATCACCGCCGACCTGACCGACCACCTGCAGTTCTACCAGGGCATCGCGCTGGCGCGCTCGTACTACGACAGCGATTTCGTGGTGGGCGATACCGTGTACCCGATCAAGGGCAACGCACAGCCGGGCTATCCGCAGCTGTCGCTGGTCAGTGACCTGTCCGCGCACTTCGGCGGCTGGCGTTTCGGTGCCACCAGCACCTCGTACCTGCGCCAGCCCTTCACCTATGAAAACGACATCCGCGTGCCGACGTTCTGGCAGGTCAACGCGTACACGGCCTACAAGCTGGGGCCGGACGGCCTGCTGCCGGGGCTGGAGCTGCGGCTGGACGTCAGCAACCTGTTCAATCGCAACAACATCGGCACCGCCACCATCGCCGGTTCGTCGTTCTCGGGGGATTACCAGACCCTGCAGCGCAGCGCACCGCGGCAGGTGATGTTCAGCACGTCGATGTCGTTCTGA
- a CDS encoding glycosyltransferase, with protein sequence MTTIVFVASHLRANLGGINVLNAELLSALSPTAGLHLLCLVPSGACVDPDLASTATAVALRSSGEEFLGIADDADLAVGKLAAHGQVDAVVGHDVVTGELALEIGKRIGARTILLHHMAYGRYSALMRDSQNALGKENRQNDLFPKADQCFGIGPILVDSLKDMQRASSSMKPPKLLLPPLLSIEPAANARTAPRILYSGRIEDGNDAVKQAALAARAIGRALRAPGARMRDATVDMYGFDRNSPQIGEFKTMINEEAGYEVPVKCLEFVDSRRQMLSVVKNASLVLMPSVHEGFGLVAWEAMCCCVPLIVAENSGFYRFVQESGQISNLESLSFLGHTSEAAVQEQVAAFARLIRSLVEHPEEAHARAVRLLAGVRERGAVEASHLDFLKACGHVEGRKGSTASQPAPQPQHLKATLSVHVDIGLDSNDQVEYRCNTSLHGIRNALLALRSGAGDVDFSIVSSYLDRLSEMAETHPDKDMRDDAAIRFGADKPKVERTGELLEHALAVLASEEFSFPGFLSENDRADAFIKLVDSYNLNYRPEETVHLDAVRSDPDCHFSFRVPLDYMENKDFYHPLFTVNDGATLLDVWFGDSSGIASAYLAAGLKRQADYSEPLQPLGSLHEWRIGAH encoded by the coding sequence ATGACAACGATCGTATTTGTAGCAAGCCATCTACGCGCCAATCTCGGCGGCATCAACGTGCTGAATGCCGAGCTTCTTTCAGCACTTTCCCCTACGGCAGGACTGCATCTGCTCTGCCTTGTTCCAAGTGGTGCATGCGTTGACCCAGACTTGGCATCGACTGCCACGGCGGTTGCGCTGAGAAGCTCGGGTGAGGAATTCCTTGGAATCGCCGATGACGCAGATCTTGCGGTTGGAAAGCTGGCGGCCCATGGACAGGTGGATGCAGTGGTTGGGCATGATGTCGTGACCGGTGAACTTGCCTTGGAGATTGGAAAGCGGATCGGAGCAAGAACCATCCTGCTGCATCACATGGCATATGGAAGGTACAGCGCATTGATGCGCGACTCGCAGAACGCTCTTGGCAAAGAGAATCGACAGAATGATCTCTTTCCAAAGGCTGATCAGTGCTTCGGCATTGGCCCGATACTTGTGGACAGCCTGAAAGACATGCAGCGGGCATCGTCTTCGATGAAGCCACCCAAGTTGTTGCTGCCACCGCTTCTATCGATTGAACCGGCTGCCAATGCTCGAACCGCACCTCGAATTCTGTACTCCGGCCGGATTGAGGATGGCAACGACGCGGTCAAGCAGGCAGCGTTGGCTGCAAGGGCCATCGGACGCGCGCTTCGCGCCCCCGGTGCGCGCATGCGTGACGCCACTGTTGACATGTACGGCTTCGATCGCAACTCGCCCCAGATCGGCGAGTTCAAGACGATGATCAATGAGGAGGCGGGCTACGAGGTTCCGGTCAAATGCCTCGAGTTCGTCGATTCTCGCCGGCAGATGCTGTCGGTCGTCAAGAATGCGAGCCTGGTTCTCATGCCTTCGGTCCATGAGGGTTTCGGCCTCGTGGCGTGGGAGGCGATGTGCTGCTGCGTGCCGCTGATCGTTGCGGAGAACTCGGGCTTTTATCGATTCGTGCAAGAGTCAGGGCAGATCTCCAACCTTGAATCGCTTTCTTTCCTGGGCCATACCAGCGAAGCTGCCGTCCAAGAACAAGTAGCTGCCTTCGCGCGCTTGATTCGCAGCCTTGTCGAGCATCCGGAAGAAGCTCACGCCCGGGCGGTACGACTGCTCGCAGGCGTCCGCGAGCGCGGCGCAGTGGAAGCCTCTCATCTCGACTTCCTCAAGGCATGTGGCCATGTTGAGGGACGTAAAGGCAGCACAGCCTCGCAACCGGCTCCGCAGCCCCAGCACCTGAAAGCCACGCTGAGCGTCCACGTTGATATCGGTCTGGATAGCAATGATCAGGTCGAGTACCGTTGTAATACCAGCTTGCATGGCATCAGAAACGCGCTCCTGGCATTGCGTAGCGGCGCAGGAGACGTTGATTTTTCCATCGTATCCTCGTATCTGGACCGCCTTTCGGAGATGGCCGAGACGCATCCCGACAAGGATATGCGGGACGATGCCGCGATTCGCTTCGGGGCAGATAAGCCGAAAGTTGAAAGAACAGGCGAGCTTCTTGAACACGCGCTTGCCGTTCTTGCATCCGAGGAATTTTCCTTCCCTGGATTCCTTTCGGAAAACGACAGGGCGGATGCGTTCATCAAGCTGGTGGATAGCTATAACCTGAACTATCGACCAGAAGAAACCGTCCATCTCGACGCCGTGCGCTCAGATCCTGATTGTCATTTCAGCTTCCGGGTTCCGCTGGATTACATGGAAAACAAGGATTTCTACCACCCGCTTTTCACTGTGAACGACGGGGCCACACTGCTGGATGTATGGTTTGGTGACAGCAGTGGCATCGCATCGGCGTACCTGGCCGCAGGCCTGAAAAGGCAAGCAGACTACTCCGAGCCTTTGCAGCCACTGGGTTCACTCCACGAGTGGCGCATCGGCGCGCATTGA
- the yidA gene encoding sugar-phosphatase — protein sequence MDMGRRQSTIELVAIDMDGTLLDPAHKLTPRVKQAIAEARALGVHIVLTSGRPVPGLAPFLQELGIDGDDDYCIACNGGLVQRIGPRETVVEYPLSFDDFVYCEQVAREIGVHFQALDAQRMYTPNQDISIYTVADSHLSRMPLSYRRVADMDPGMSFIKLMMIDEPDVLDAAIARLPTTLTERFAVLKSAPFFLEVFDRRAGKGPSLQKLAEHLGIDRANVMAIGDQENDLTMLQYAGTSVAMGNAIDAVKATARFETATNADEGVAKAIERHVLA from the coding sequence ATGGACATGGGTCGCAGGCAATCGACCATCGAACTGGTCGCCATCGATATGGATGGCACCCTGCTGGATCCCGCCCACAAGCTCACTCCGCGGGTGAAGCAGGCCATCGCCGAGGCGCGCGCGCTGGGCGTGCATATCGTGTTGACCAGTGGCCGCCCGGTGCCGGGGCTGGCGCCGTTCCTGCAGGAACTTGGCATCGATGGCGACGATGACTACTGCATCGCCTGCAACGGTGGCCTGGTGCAGCGCATCGGCCCGCGCGAGACAGTGGTCGAGTACCCGCTCAGCTTCGACGACTTCGTGTACTGCGAACAGGTCGCCCGCGAGATCGGCGTGCATTTCCAGGCACTGGACGCGCAGCGCATGTACACGCCCAACCAGGACATCAGCATCTACACCGTGGCCGACTCGCATCTTTCGCGCATGCCACTGTCGTACCGCCGCGTGGCCGACATGGACCCGGGCATGTCCTTCATCAAGCTGATGATGATCGACGAACCGGACGTACTGGACGCCGCCATCGCGCGCCTGCCAACCACGCTCACCGAGCGCTTCGCGGTGCTGAAGAGTGCGCCGTTCTTCCTGGAAGTGTTCGACCGCCGCGCCGGCAAGGGGCCGAGCCTGCAGAAGCTGGCCGAGCACCTGGGCATCGACCGCGCCAACGTGATGGCCATCGGCGACCAGGAAAACGACCTGACCATGTTGCAGTACGCCGGCACCAGCGTGGCGATGGGCAATGCCATCGATGCAGTGAAGGCGACCGCGCGTTTCGAGACCGCGACCAACGCCGATGAAGGGGTGGCCAAGGCGATTGAGCGGCATGTGCTTGCATGA
- a CDS encoding exopolysaccharide biosynthesis protein has product MTYQAPDANDTAPLAQQIEDLIDGLPGDHIRVGTLLHALGDEGLMLVVILLSAIFLIPVSIPGLSTVFGASILLIGLSRVRDRPLWVPQRLADKQIATDKLNANLGRALKWVHRMERLSRPMRLAAMVRSKKMMRLNNLALVFATILLMLPAGPIPFSNTLPALALMSFAIGFIQRDGAAVAAGYGFVVASVVYFGVLLGGVGFAAESVFSGMRTGSSAL; this is encoded by the coding sequence ATGACCTACCAAGCGCCCGACGCCAACGACACTGCCCCGCTTGCCCAGCAGATTGAAGACCTGATCGACGGCCTGCCCGGCGACCACATCCGTGTCGGCACGCTGCTGCATGCGCTGGGCGACGAGGGCCTGATGCTGGTGGTGATCCTGCTGTCGGCGATCTTCCTGATTCCGGTGTCGATTCCCGGGCTGAGCACGGTATTCGGTGCGTCCATCCTGCTGATCGGCCTGAGCCGCGTGCGCGATCGCCCGTTGTGGGTGCCGCAGCGGTTGGCCGACAAACAGATCGCCACCGACAAGCTGAACGCCAACCTGGGCCGTGCCCTGAAGTGGGTGCACCGGATGGAGCGGCTGTCGCGGCCGATGCGGCTGGCAGCGATGGTGCGCTCGAAGAAGATGATGCGCTTGAACAACCTGGCGCTGGTGTTCGCCACGATCCTGCTGATGCTGCCGGCCGGGCCGATTCCCTTCAGCAACACATTGCCGGCGCTGGCGTTGATGTCATTTGCGATCGGCTTCATCCAGCGCGATGGCGCCGCGGTGGCGGCCGGCTATGGCTTCGTGGTGGCGTCGGTGGTGTACTTCGGCGTACTGCTGGGCGGTGTGGGCTTTGCAGCCGAATCGGTGTTCAGTGGGATGCGTACCGGGTCGTCAGCGCTGTAG